In Octopus bimaculoides isolate UCB-OBI-ISO-001 chromosome 21, ASM119413v2, whole genome shotgun sequence, a single window of DNA contains:
- the LOC128250435 gene encoding zinc finger protein 675-like: protein MECELRERPVVIKSELCETPIPIKTESEDIDFPNDMLTDKGGNSTHSDIIGISLSETSPITDQSSTHTGDKPHHCDICGKAISNKNALTIHKRIHTGEKSHHCDICGKSFSRSSNLTIHVRIHTVHKRFHTGEKPFQCDTCGKSFSISSHLTAHKYIHTGVKPYPCNICGKSFAVRNSKGELLNQLEEAPNSKADIQDEPG, encoded by the exons ATGGAATGTGAATTACGTGAGAGACCAGTTGTGATTAAAAGTGAATTATGTGAGACACCAATTCCTATAAAAACAGAGTCTGAAGACATTGATTTTCCTAATGATATGCTAACAGACAAAGGAGGAAATTCTACACACAGTGATATCATTGGTATATCACTGTCTGAAACAAGTCCCATAACTGATCAGAGTAGTACCCATACAGGAGACAAGccacatcattgtgatatctgtggcaaagcaATCTCTAACAAAAATGCACTGACTATACACAAACGGATACATactg GTGAAAAATCTcatcattgtgacatctgtggtaaatcattttctcgaaGTAGTAACTTAACTATTcatgtacgtattcatacag TACACAAACGTTTTCATACTGGGGAGAAGCCATTTcagtgtgatacctgtggtaaatcattctctattaGTAGTCACTTAACtgctcacaaatatattcatacaggagtaAAGCCATATCCCtgtaacatctgtggtaaatcatttgctgtTAGAA ATTCAAAAGGTGAACTTTTAAACCAGCTGGAAGAAGCTCCAAATTCTAAAGCAGATATCCAGGACGAACCTGGATAA
- the LOC128250436 gene encoding zinc finger protein 91-like — MENELCEKSIIIKTEPERIAFPNDMLEGMGKTPNHCDICGKSFTQRKALTVHKREKPYYCEICGKSFSQRIHLTFHKSIHTGIKPYCCDFCSKSFSRKYDLSKHKRIHTGEKPFPCQICGKSFSASSDLNKHKRVHTGEKPYHCNICGKSFSGSSDLTTHIRIHTGEKPYRCDICGKLFTHKNSLTIHKHIHTGDNSHQCDICGKSFSRTGTLNIHKRIHTGEKPYHCTVCRKSFTYRHVLIKHKHIHTGEKPYACNICGKSFSDRNVLAIHKCSHTGEKPHHCDVCGKSFLHSRNLTTHIRTHTGEKPYCCDICNKSFSCRSTLTIHKRIHTSAKTYPCEICGKSFSRSSYLTRHKYIHSGEKLIPSDVCDKSFSHTNALTIQKQILTGDKPYQCDICSKSFSRNSHLSTHKYIHTGEKPYHCDICGKSFSHSSTVTVHKRIHTGEKPYHCEICGKSFCKSSDLTTHRYIHTGEKPYHCDICGKSFNRRCHLTTHKRIHTGEKPYLCDICGKSFSQSSELTTHIRIHTGDKPYHCEICGKSFSQSNDLTIHKYIHTGEKPYHCDICGKSFSYRNSLTTHIRIHTGEKPYHCDICGKSFSRSSDLTCHKYIHADEKPYECYICGKSFSRKHLLATHVCIHAEV; from the exons atggaaaatgaattatgTGAGAAATCAATTATAAtcaaaacagagcctgaaaggATAGCTTTTCCTAATGACATGCTAGAAGGAATGGGTAAAACACCaaaccactgtgatatctgtggtaaatcgttcacTCAAAGGAAAGCCTTAactgtacacaaac gggagaagccatattactgtgaaatctgtgggaaATCCTTCTCTCAAAGAATTCACTTGACTTTtcacaaaagcatacatacaggGATAAAACCATATTGTTGTGAtttctgtagtaaatcattctctcggaaATACGATTTATCTAAACACAAAcgaattcatactggagaaaaaccatttccctgtcaaatctgtggtaaatccttctctgcAAGTAGTGACTTAAATAAGCACAAGCGTGTACATACaggtgaaaagccatatcactgtaacatctgtggtaaatcattttctggaagTAGTGACTTAACTACCCACATACGCatccatacaggtgagaagccatatcgatgtgacatctgtggtaaattattcacTCATAAAAACTCCTtaacaatacacaaacatatacatacaggtgatAATTcacatcagtgtgatatctgtggtaaatcattctccagaACAGGAACTTTAAatattcacaaacgtattcacacaggtgagaagccatatcactgtacaGTTTGTCGTAAATCATTCACTTATAGACATGTCTTaatcaaacataaacatattcatacaggagagaagccatatgcatgtaatatttgtggaaaatcattcaGTGATAGAAATGTCTTAGCTATACACAAATGCagtcatacaggtgagaagccacatcactgtgatgtctgtgggaaATCATTTCTCCATAGTCGTAACTTAACTACCCacatacgtactcatacaggagagaagccatattgctgtgatatctgtaataaatcattTTCTTGTAGAAGCACCTTAAccatacacaaacgcattcataccaGTGCGAAGACATATCcatgtgaaatctgtggtaaatcattctctcgaagcaGTTACTTAACTAGACATAAGTAtattcattcaggagagaagCTAATTCCATCTGATGTTTGTGAtaaatctttctctcatacaAATGCTTTAACTATACAAAAACAGATTCTTACAGGAGataagccatatcagtgtgatatctgtagtaaatcattttctcgaaATAGTCACTTGagcactcacaaatatattcatacaggagaaaaaccatatcactgtgatatttgtggtaaatctttctctcattcaAGTACTGTAACTGTacacaaacgaattcatacaggagaaaagccgtatcattgtgaaatctgtggtaaatcattttgtaAAAGTAGTGACTTAACTactcatagatatattcatacaggtgagaagccatatcactgtgacatctgtgggaaatcattcaACAGAAGATGCcatttaactactcacaaacgaattcatacaggagagaaaccttatctctgtgatatctgtggtaaatcattctctcaaagtagtgaGTTAACTACTCACATTCGGATTCATACAGGAGacaagccatatcactgtgagatatgtggtaaatcattctctcagagtaatgacttaactatacacaaatatattcatacaggagaaaagccatatcattgtgatatttgtggtaaatctttctcttatAGAAATTCCTTAACTACTCACAtacgaattcatacaggagagaagccatatcactgtgatatctgtggtaaatcattctctcgatcTAGTGACTTGACTTGTCACAAGTATATTCATGCTGACGAAAAGCCATATGAATgttatatctgtggtaaatcattttctcggaAACATCTCTTagctacacatgtatgtattcatgctgAAGTATAA
- the LOC106868819 gene encoding zinc finger protein 493, which translates to MENELHETPIVIKNELCERPIIIKNEVCETPIKIKTEFERIDFPDGPLQETRERAYHNDIFSISISQTNPITAHSTIDRGDKPYHCHICGKLFSNKSALTVHKRTHTGEKPYHCDICGKSFSNKTPLTVHKRTHTGEKPYHCEVCGKSFSTKGHLTSHKIIHTGEKPYHCDVCSKSFCTTSHLTAHKIIHTGEKPYDCDICGKSFSATADITRHKIIHTGEKPYHCEVCGKSFSQKIHLTFHESIHTGVRPYSCNFCGKSFSRNQDLTKHKRIHTGEKPFHCDICGKSYSTSSDLNKHKRVHTGEKPYHCDICGKSFSGSSNLNTHKRIHTGEKPHRCDICGKSFSGTGSLNVHTRIHTGERPYRCDICGKSFSGTGTLTIHKRIHTGEKPYSCAICNKSFTDRNAITQHTRIHTGEKPFHCESCGKFFTTSSSLNKHKRIHTGDNLYHCYICGKSFSHRNALTIHKRSHRAEKPYHCDICGKLFLQSRNLTIHIRTHTGEKPYHCDICGKSFTARSNLTTHKRIHTGKKPHCCDVCGKSFSRGDVLTTHERIHTGEKPYHCDICSKSFSRKNVLTMHKRIHTVGRQYHCNICGESFSGNNDFTTHKLIHTGKKPYSCTICDKSFTNRNLLTNHKRSHNGEKPYCDICGKSFSTSGSLHIHKRTHTGEKPYHCDVCGKSFSFSGNLTKHKFIHTGDKPYPCDVCDKSFCHRAALIIHKCIHTGEKPYHCDICGKSFSRTGDLTKHKRIHTGEKPHHCDICGKSFSHSNALIIHKRTHTGEKPYACDICGKSFISNCKLTIHVRIHTGEKPYHCDICGDTPYHCDICGKSFARRGHLTTHKYVHTGGKPYLCDICGKSFALASLLNFSLKDDHSFGVAQPVSRPQSYRKSMARSKAGCAPTFSIQSDTAQEVMP; encoded by the exons atggaaaatgaattacATGAGACACCAATtgtaattaaaaatgaattatgtgAGAGACCgattataattaaaaatgaagtATGTGAGACaccaattaaaattaaaacagagtTTGAAAGAATTGATTTTCCAGATGGTCCTCTGCAAGAGACAAGAGAAAGAGCTTACCATAATGATATCTTTAGCATATCAATCTCTCAAACAAATCCTATAACTGCTCACAGTACTATCGATAGAGGAGACAAACCATATCATTGTCATATCTGTGGTAAGTTATTCTCTAACAAAAGTGCCCTAACtgttcacaaacgcacacatacaggagagaagccatatcattgtgatatctgtggcaagtCATTCTCTAACAAAACTCCCTTGACCGTACATAAACGcactcatactggagagaagccatatcactgtgaagtctgtggtaaatcgttttccACAAAAGGACACTTAACTTCACATAAAatcattcatacaggagaaaaaccatatcattgtgatgtttgTAGTAAATCTTTCTGTACAACAAGTCACTTAACTGCACATAAAatcattcacacaggagagaagccatatgattgtgatatctgtggtaaatcattctctgcaacaGCTGATATAACAAGacacaaaatcatacacacaggagagaagccatatcactgtgaagtCTGTGGGAAATCCTTCTCTCAAAAAATTCACTTGACATTTCATGAAAGCATTCATACAGGAGTAAGACCATATTCTTGTAatttctgtggtaaatcattctctcgaaatcaagatttaactaaacacaaacgcattcatactggagaaaaaccatttcactgcgatatctgtggtaaatcctacTCTACAAGTAGTGACTTGAATAAACACAAGcgtgttcatacaggtgagaagccatatcactgtgatatatgtggtaaatcattctctggaagtagcaatttaaatactcacaaacgtatacatacaggtgagaaacctcatcgctgtgatatctgtggtaaatcattctctggaacaGGGtctttaaatgtacatacacgtattcaTACGGGGGAAaggccatatcgctgtgatatctgtggtaaatcattttctggaaCAGGAACTCtaactattcacaaacgtattcatacaggagagaagccatattcaTGTGCTATTTGCAATAAATCATTCACTGATAGAAATGCCATAACTCAACACACAAggattcatactggagaaaaaccatttcattgtgaaaGCTGTGGTAAATTTTTCACTACTAGTAGTAGcttaaataaacacaaacgcattcatacaggagataaTTTATATCACTgttatatctgtggtaaatcattctcgcaTAGAAATGCCTTGACTATACACAAACGGAGTCACAGGgctgagaagccatatcattgtgacatttgtggtaaattatttttacaaagtCGTAACTTAACTatccacatacgtacacatacaggagaaaagccatatcactgtgatatttgtggtaaatccttcACTGCAAGGAGTaatttaactactcacaaacgaattcatacaggCAAGAAGCCACATTGCTGTGATGtgtgtggtaagtcattctcccGTGGAGATGTCTTAACTACACACGAAcgaattcacacaggagagaagccatatcattgtgatatctgtagtaaatcattctctcggaaAAATGTCTTAACTATGcacaaacgaattcatacagTGGGCAGGCAATATCACTGCAATATCTGTGGTGAGTCATTCTCTGGAAATAATGACTTTACTACtcacaaacttattcatacaggCAAGAAGCCATATTCATGTACtatttgtgataaatcattcacTAATAGAAATCTCTTAACTAATCACAAACGAAGTCATAATGGAGAGAAGCcgtattgtgatatctgtggtaaatcattttctacaAGTGGTagcttacatatacacaagcgcactcatacaggagagaagccatatcactgtgatgtgtgtggtaaatctttctctttcagtggtaatttaacaaaacacaaatttattcatacaggagacaaaCCATATCCATGTGATGTGTGTGATAAATCATTCTGTCATAGAGCTGCCttaattatacataaatgcattcatacaggtgagaagccctatcactgtgatatttgtggtaaatcattctctcgaactGGTGATTTAACTaagcacaaacgcattcatactggggagaaaccacatcattgtgatatctgtggtaaatccttctctcatAGTAATGCTTTaattatacacaaacgcacacatactggagagaaaccatatgcttgtgatatttgtggtaaatcattcatttcaaattgtaaattaactatacatgtacgcattcatacaggagagaaaccatatcactgtgatatctgtg GAGAcacaccatatcactgtgatatctgtggtaaatcatttgctaGAAGAGGTCACTTGACTACTCACAAATATGTTCATACTGGAGGGAAACCATAtctctgtgatatctgtggcaaatcatttgcTCTAGCAAGTCTATTAA atttttcactcaaagatgatcACAGTTTTGGAGTGGCCCAGCCAGTCTCCAGACCTCAATCCTATAGAAAATCTATGGCGAGATCTAAAGCTGGCTGTGCACCAACGTTCTCCATCCAATCTGACACAGCTCAAGAAGTTATGCCATGA